The following proteins are co-located in the Silene latifolia isolate original U9 population chromosome 1, ASM4854445v1, whole genome shotgun sequence genome:
- the LOC141655102 gene encoding uncharacterized protein LOC141655102 — protein MIYAFNGLNDRIALWNLLKDISIHCVKPWLWLGDFNAVLSPIERLGGNTSDAEMQHFQDCVSICGMEDIPATGALFTWSNKQEPSERVYSRLDRAMGNQEWLDAYGDSVAHFHPEGLFDHCPCTVMDRNIELGGRKNFKYFNMWGSASSFKTIVAEVWNQSIRGTKMFVVIKKLKALKPALKQLNKTCFTDIENNTNIASIALENLQKELVLNPGDLELMQQEMDLAKD, from the coding sequence ATGATTTATGCTTTCAATGGATTGAATGATAGGATTGCCTTATGGAACTTATTAAAGGATATTTCTATTCACTGTGTTAAGCCATGGTTGTGGCTAGGGGACTTTAATGCTGTGTTATCTCCTATTGAGAGATTGGGGGGTAATACTTCTGATGCTGAAATGCAGCACTTCCAGGACTGTGTTTCAATTTGCGGTATGGAGGATATCCCTGCTACGGGGGCTCTCTTTACCTGGTCTAATAAGCAAGAACCATCTGAGAGAGTCTATAGTAGGTTAGATAGAGCTATGGGTAATCAAGAGTGGTTGGATGCCTATGGTGACAGTGTTGCTCATTTCCATCCTGAGGGGCTTTTTGATCACTGTCCTTGTACTGTCATGGATAGGAATATTGAACTTGGAGGTAGGAAGAACTTTaagtacttcaatatgtggggcTCTGCATCTTCTTTTAAAACTATTGTAGCTGAAGTCTGGAATCAAAGTATAAGAGGTACAAAAATGTTTGTGGTTATTAAGAAATTGAAGGCTCTGAAACCTGCCTTAAAGCAATTGAACAAAACTTGTTTTACTGATATTGAGAATAATACTAACATTGCTAGTATTGCCTTGGAGAACCTTCAGAAGGAGCTTGTCCTAAACCCTGGTGATCTTGAGTTAATGCAACAGGAGATGGATTTGGCTaaggattaa